Proteins from a genomic interval of Synechococcus sp. A15-28:
- a CDS encoding DUF3172 domain-containing protein, whose protein sequence is MSRSRYDRPERYERPDRYDRSERRGGGYGRPPGPPQGNEGQGGFQFSTLTAAVLAGVLIVGIGIGSAVTSTTQGDQGNIASSQQLDMAVPDPEFCRQWGASAFVMDIEMYTTLNPSSSFVTQPTLQPGCVIRRENWSVLRKEGAITANQERECKQRMNTFAYIGSVRDKPVVRCVYQTDISENKFLTRGIADDAAGVTPEADQF, encoded by the coding sequence GTGAGCCGTTCCCGCTATGACAGACCCGAGCGCTACGAGCGCCCCGACCGCTACGACAGGTCTGAGCGACGGGGTGGTGGCTATGGACGCCCTCCGGGCCCTCCTCAAGGCAATGAGGGCCAGGGTGGATTTCAATTCAGCACGCTCACAGCGGCTGTTCTGGCCGGGGTCCTGATTGTGGGCATCGGCATCGGCAGCGCCGTCACCAGCACCACCCAGGGCGACCAGGGCAACATCGCGAGCTCTCAGCAGCTGGACATGGCGGTGCCCGACCCCGAGTTCTGCCGTCAGTGGGGGGCCAGCGCCTTCGTGATGGACATCGAGATGTACACAACCCTCAACCCCTCCAGCAGCTTCGTCACCCAGCCCACGCTTCAGCCCGGCTGTGTGATTCGACGGGAAAACTGGAGTGTGTTGCGCAAGGAAGGGGCCATCACCGCGAACCAGGAACGCGAGTGCAAGCAGCGGATGAACACCTTTGCCTACATCGGCTCGGTGCGCGACAAACCTGTGGTGCGCTGCGTTTACCAGACCGACATCAGCGAAAACAAGTTCCTCACCCGTGGTATCGCTGATGACGCAGCCGGCGTCACGCCGGAAGCCGATCAGTTCTGA